In Pseudorca crassidens isolate mPseCra1 chromosome 16, mPseCra1.hap1, whole genome shotgun sequence, one DNA window encodes the following:
- the EXOC8 gene encoding exocyst complex component 8 — protein MAMAMSDSGASRLRRQLESGGFEARLYVKQLSQQSDGDRDLQEHRQRIQALAEETAQNLKRNVYQNYRQFIETAREISYLESEMYQLSHLLTEQKSSLESIPLTLLPAAAAAGAAAASGGEEGGGGAGVRDHLRGQAGFFPSPGGASRDSSGPGEEGKQRTLTTLLEKVEGCRHLLETPGQYLVYNGDLVEYEADHMAQLQRVHGFLMNDCLLVATWLPQRRGMYRYNALYPLDGLAVVNVKDNPPMKDMFKLLMFPESRIFQAENAKIKREWLEVLEETKRALSEKRRRGQEEAAAPRGPPQVTSKAGNPFEDEDDGEPAVPEAEEEKVDLSVEWIQELPEDLDVCIAQRDFEGAVDLLDKLNRYLEDKPSPPPVKELRARVDERVRQLTEVLVFELSPDRSLRGGPKATRRAVSQLIRLGQCTKACELFLRNRAAAVHTAIRQLRIEGATLLYIHKLCHVFFTSLLETAREFETDFAGTDSGCYSAFVVWARSAMGMFVDAFSKQVFDSKESLSTAAECVKVAKEHCQQLGDIGLDLTFIIHALLVKDIQGALHSYKEIIIEATKHRNSEEMWRRMNLMTPEALGKLKEEMKSCGVGNFEQYTGDDCWVNLSYTVVAFTKQTMGFLEEALKLYFPELHMVLLESLVEIILVAVQHVDYSLRCEQDPEKKAFIRQNASFLYETVLPVVEKRFEEGVGKPAKQLQDLRNASRLMRVNPESTTSVV, from the coding sequence ATGGCGATGGCGATGTCAGACAGCGGGGCGAGCCGCCTGCGGCGGCAGCTGGAGTCGGGCGGCTTCGAGGCGCGGCTGTACGTGAAGCAGCTCTCGCAGCAGTCGGACGGAGACCGAGACCTGCAGGAGCACCGGCAGCGCATCCAGGCGCTGGCGGAGGAGACGGCGCAGAACCTGAAGCGCAACGTCTACCAGAACTACCGGCAGTTCATAGAGACGGCCCGCGAGATCTCCTACCTGGAGAGCGAGATGTACCAGCTCAGTCACCTGCTGACCGAGCAGAAGAGCAGCCTGGAGAGCATCCCGCTTACCCTGCTGCCGGCTGCCGCCGCCGCGggggccgccgccgcctccggaggggaggaggggggaggcggCGCGGGGGTCCGCGACCACCTCCGGGGCCAGGCTGGCTTTTTCCCCAGCCCCGGGGGCGCCTCCCGCGACAGTTCTGGGCCAGGCGAGGAAGGAAAGCAGCGCACTCTCACCACCCTGCTTGAGAAGGTGGAAGGCTGCAGGCACCTGCTGGAGACGCCGGGACAGTACCTGGTGTACAACGGGGACCTGGTGGAATACGAGGCGGACCACATGGCCCAGCTGCAGCGGGTGCACGGCTTTCTCATGAACGACTGTTTGCTGGTGGCCACCTGGCTGCCACAGCGGCGGGGGATGTATCGCTACAACGCCCTCTATCCCCTGGATGGTTTGGCCGTGGTCAATGTCAAGGACAACCCGCCCATGAAGGACATGTTCAAGCTGCTCATGTTTCCTGAGAGCCGTATTTTTCAAGCGGAAAACGCAAAAATCAAACGAGAGTGGCTGGAAGTGCTGGAGGAAACCAAGAGGGCCCTCAGTGAAAAAAGACgcagggggcaggaggaggcagCTGCCCCTCGAGGGCCACCCCAGGTGACTTCCAAGGCTGGCAACCCATTTGAGGACGAAGACGACGGCGAACCAGCTGTTCCCGAGGCAGAAGAAGAGAAGGTGGACCTCTCAGTGGAATGGATCCAGGAATTGCCTGAAGACCTGGATGTCTGTATTGCCCAGAGGGACTTTGAAGGGGCCGTCGACCTGCTGGATAAATTGAACCGTTACCTGGAAGATAAGCCCAGCCCACCTCCTGTGAAAGAACTAAGGGCCAGAGTGGATGAGCGTGTCCGCCAGCTCACTGAGGTGCTAGTGTTTGAACTCTCCCCGGATCGGTCCCTGAGAGGTGGTCCCAAGGCTACCCGCCGGGCGGTTTCTCAGCTAATCCGGCTTGGCCAGTGCACGAAGGCTTGTGAGCTGTTTTTGAGAAACAGGGCAGCAGCTGTGCATACTGCAATACGCCAGCTTCGCATTGAAGGTGCCACTTTACTCTACATTCATAAGCTctgccacgtcttctttaccaGCCTTCTggagaccgccagggaatttgaGACGGACTTTGCGGGCACCGACAGCGGCTGCTACTCTGCCTTTGTGGTCTGGGCGAGGTCAGCCATGGGCATGTTTGTGGATGCTTTTAGCAAGCAGGTGTTTGATAGTAAGGAGAGCCTCTCCACGGCGGCTGAGTGTGTAAAAGTGGCAAAGGAGCATTGTCAGCAGCTGGGCGACATCGGACTAGACCTCACTTTCATCATCCACGCCCTCCTGGTGAAAGACATCCAAGGGGCCCTACACAGTTACAAAGAAATCATCATCGAAGCCACGAAGCATCGCAACTCCGAGGAGATGTGGAGGAGGATGAACTTGATGACTCCAGAGGCCCTGGGGAAACTCAAAGAGGAGATGAAGAGCTGTGGAGTGGGTAACTTCGAGCAGTACACGGGGGATGACTGCTGGGTGAACCTCAGTTACACGGTGGTTGCTTTCACCAAACAGACCATGGGCTTCTTGGAAGAGGCCCTGAAGCTGTATTTCCCGGAGCTGCACATGGTGCTTTTGGAGAGCCTGGTGGAAATCATTTTGGTTGCTGTTCAGCACGTGGATTACAGTCTTCGATGTGAGCAGGATCCAGAGAAGAAGGCTTTTATCAGGCAGAATGCATCCTTTCTGTATGAAACTGTCCTCCCCGTGGTGGAGAAAAGGTTTGAGGAGGGTGTGGGGAAACCCGCCAAGCAACTCCAGGACCTGAGAAATGCATCGAGACTGATGCGTGTGAATCCCGAAAGTACAACGTCAGTGGTCTGA